The following proteins are co-located in the bacterium genome:
- a CDS encoding PqqD family protein: MGHRWWKRRRLVEGERILELVPRTLVEARESIADGVAQVVLLEPRFHSGPFSRWLQSRLPPERAHVEVRLEAFGSTIWRLLDGRRNLAEIMCAFVAAHPDQADQASERVWLFLQELERHGFVSLQQEATPPTRVE, from the coding sequence ATGGGTCATCGATGGTGGAAGCGACGCCGGCTGGTCGAAGGCGAGCGGATCCTGGAGCTGGTGCCGCGGACCCTGGTTGAGGCGCGCGAGTCGATTGCCGACGGCGTCGCGCAGGTCGTCCTGCTGGAACCGCGTTTCCACAGCGGTCCGTTCTCGCGCTGGCTGCAATCCCGCCTGCCGCCCGAACGGGCCCACGTCGAGGTGCGCCTCGAGGCCTTCGGCAGCACGATCTGGCGCCTGCTGGACGGCCGCCGCAACCTCGCCGAGATCATGTGCGCGTTCGTGGCCGCGCACCCGGATCAGGCCGACCAGGCCAGTGAGCGCGTCTGGCTCTTCCTGCAGGAACTGGAGCGGCACGGGTTCGTGAGCCTCCAGCAGGAGGCCACTCCCCCGACCCGTGTTGAATAA